From the genome of Candidatus Binatota bacterium:
GCGCATCTCCCTGATCTCGGTGGGCGAGAGATAGTAGAAACTCTTATCGAGCAGTCGGTCTTTTTCTTTGGGTGCCGCTTCCTCGCTGCTGTCGTAGCGACCCTGCAGTTTGACCAGGGACTTTAGCATCTCGCCAAGCTGCTTTACCCTCTCGTTGAAAAGCTGGCGGATCTGGTCGAGTTCCCCCTCTTGGTTTCCAGCCGCTTCCCCGGCTTCGAGCAAACGCTCGAGCTCCTGCGACAGGCCCCCGAGGCCCAGGGCCTTGGCCGCTGCGCGCACGGCGCCCTGCTGGGAAGACGGGCTCTTCGGCGCCGGCACCTTGCCCGAGTCCGCCAGCTCCCTGAGGATCTTTTCGAGCGCGGCCTGGTCGTTGAGCAGCAGTGCCCTGGCCAACGGGGAAATCTCGTCTCCAAGCGAATCCAACAGTTCCTCGATACGATCGAGCAGCTCCTGGTACTCGGCTGGATTGGCTGGTGCGGTGTCGTTTTCGTCGAGACCAGCGGCCAATCGGCCCATGCCTGAGAAAAAATCGTCGAAGAGCCCGTCGAATACCGGGACGTCTACCGGGCGCTTGACCATTGCCGTCCGCAGGGCTGATTTGAAGGTGTCGCGGTCAGCCAAGCCCGTGACCAAGCTGGCCTCTACCGAGTCCAGGGTTTCGGCTGTGGACACGCGTATGCCGTTTCGCCTGAGTATGGCGACGAACTGGAGGACTCGGTTGATCACCCGACCGGACTAGTGGAGCTGCCCGCCGTTCGCGTCGCTGTCCTGTTTGCCGGCTTCCTGGTCGTCTTGGGAGTCGGCTTCGGTTTTGTTGAGGGCTTCGAGCTTTTTGTTGGCGTAGGCTTTCAGCTCCTTCTCGCCTTTCCTCAGGTCTCCCTCGTACTTGAGCACCACCGACAGCGTCTCGTGCGCGGCGTCCTGGTCGAGTTCCGATACGTTCATGAGCACAAGCGCTCTCGCCCAATCAAGCGTTTCGGAGATGCTCGGTGCTTTTTTCAGGTCGAGGTTGCGCATTGACTGCACCATTCCTGTGATCTCGGCTGCGAGTCCTGCCTCTGCCTCGGGGACCTTTACCCTGAGTATCTCGCGCTCGAGTTCCTCGGTGGGGAAATCAATGTAGAGGTGCAAGCAACGACGCTTGAGCGCGTCGGACATCTCGCGGGCGTTGTTGCTGGTGAGGATCACCATCGGGATGGTTTTGGCCTTGATCGTGCCGATTTCGGGAATGGTTACCTGGAATTCGCTGAGAATCTCGAGCAGGAAAGCCTCGAACTCCGCGTCGGCCTTGTCTATCTCGTCGATGAGGAGCACGCTGGGCTCACTTGATTCAATGGCCTGCAACAAGGGCCTCGCGAGAATAAAACGCTCCGAGAAAAACACATCGTCCTCGGCGGTCAGCTTGTCCACTGCCTCGGCAAGGGTCGAGGTGCCCTCGGTCACGTTCTGGATTTTGTCTTTGAGAATCTGGGTATAAAGCAGCTGCTTGGCGTACTCCCACTCGTACAGGGCCTTGGCTTCGTCGAGGCCTTCGTAGCATTGCATGCGGATCAGGTTGGCCGAGGTCGCAGCTGCTATTACCTTGGCGAGTTCGGTTTTACCTACACCTGCTGGTCCCTCTACGAGTACCGGTTTGCCCAACCTGGTGGCGAGGAATACGACGGTCGCTATGTTGCGGCTGCAGATGTAGCTCTGTCCGGACAGCCGCGTTGAGACGTCATCTATGCTTTTAAATGGAACGAATTCAGTGCTCACTCGAGGGTCTCCCGGCCGTAGAAGCTGCGGCTCCCCAAGGCTAACATCCCGGGTGCGTTAAGCCAACGAAGCTCCGTGTGCATACTTGCTATCTACAACCGCGTATCTGATCGCTGGCCGCTGGTCATCGCGGCCAATCGAGATGAGTTCCTCGATCGGCCCAGTCTCGGGCCGGCTCGGTTGGAGGGACACCCGGCTGTTACGGCAGGACTCGACCTGCTGGCGGGCGGTACCTGGTTGGGGGCCCGCGAAGATGGATACCCCCTTTCGGCCGCGTTGCTCAATCGTCGGCAGGCTGGAGCCGACAGCCCCGCTCCCCCGGGCAAATACAGCCGCGGCGCATTGTGTCTGGGAGCGCTCGATTGCGGCAACTCCGGGCTGCTGAGTACTTACCTTGATGGGGTAGAAGGATGCGACTACGGACCCTTTTTTCTGCTGACAGCCGATTCATCGGGGGCCAAGGTGCTTGACGATGGCGGCCACAGCCAGGAGCTCGCTGCAGGCGTTACCGTCATCACTAACCTGGGTGTCGACCCGCCTGATTGCGTACGTCACGCCGGCGCCCTGCCCCGCTTCCGGGCACTGCTGCCGCTGCTCGAATCAAGCCTGGAACTGGAAGAAATAGTCGAAGCGCTCGCCGTCGTGTTGTCAGACCACGAATTGCCTGCCGATGCCCAGGACCAAGGCTCTCTGGCCGGGGTCTGCGTGCACGCCGGCGACTACGGTACGCGCTCTGCCAGTATCCTGGCGAGGGACGAGCGAGGTCGGCTGTACTACTTCCACGCGGATGGGCCGCCCTGCCGCACAGGGTTCGACAGGATCACTCCTCGGCCAGTTCAAGCGAGTACCAGTTGAGCCCCTGCCGTACATAGTCGATACCCGATCCGGCCGTGGCCACGCCGGTGGCGACAAAGCAGACCATGAAGAGCTCGGAGCCTATAGCCATCCAACCGGCGAGGTTGAGCAGCACCAGGCTCACCAGTAATAGCTGCGTGAAGGTAGTCACCTTGCCGGCAAAGGAGGGAGCCATCGGTATCGAGTGGCCAACGAGCACGGCAGAAAAGATAAAACCGCCCAGGATTATCGCGTCCCTGACGACGACCAGTATCATCAGCCACATCGGCACCCAACCGAGTATGCCCAGCACGAGAAAGGAGCTGACCAGCAGGAGCTTGTCGGCCAGAGGGTCGAGGTGCGCGCCGAGGTCCGTTTTTGAATCGGTAAGCCGTG
Proteins encoded in this window:
- a CDS encoding MoxR family ATPase, whose amino-acid sequence is MSTEFVPFKSIDDVSTRLSGQSYICSRNIATVVFLATRLGKPVLVEGPAGVGKTELAKVIAAATSANLIRMQCYEGLDEAKALYEWEYAKQLLYTQILKDKIQNVTEGTSTLAEAVDKLTAEDDVFFSERFILARPLLQAIESSEPSVLLIDEIDKADAEFEAFLLEILSEFQVTIPEIGTIKAKTIPMVILTSNNAREMSDALKRRCLHLYIDFPTEELEREILRVKVPEAEAGLAAEITGMVQSMRNLDLKKAPSISETLDWARALVLMNVSELDQDAAHETLSVVLKYEGDLRKGEKELKAYANKKLEALNKTEADSQDDQEAGKQDSDANGGQLH
- a CDS encoding VWA domain-containing protein, whose translation is MINRVLQFVAILRRNGIRVSTAETLDSVEASLVTGLADRDTFKSALRTAMVKRPVDVPVFDGLFDDFFSGMGRLAAGLDENDTAPANPAEYQELLDRIEELLDSLGDEISPLARALLLNDQAALEKILRELADSGKVPAPKSPSSQQGAVRAAAKALGLGGLSQELERLLEAGEAAGNQEGELDQIRQLFNERVKQLGEMLKSLVKLQGRYDSSEEAAPKEKDRLLDKSFYYLSPTEIREMRDAVAVLARRLRNLLALRYKRAKRGRLDVKSTLRQSMEFGGIPFRVRYDRRKRERPSVVVLCDISDSVRTVSRFMLQFVHSLQDMYSRVRSFVFVADMGEVTRLFAENEIQSAIQQAITGDVVNVYAHSNFGRAFSQFHRDQLDTIDGRTTVIVLGDARNNYNAANDWALRDIQQRARRVIWLNPENRSTWGFGDSEMQVYAVHCDVVEECRNLRQLYKVVDLLATT
- a CDS encoding CDP-alcohol phosphatidyltransferase family protein codes for the protein MINIPNTLTLLRIIAVPIFLAMMVEDNYEAAMWIFLAAGATDGLDGAVARLTDSKTDLGAHLDPLADKLLLVSSFLVLGILGWVPMWLMILVVVRDAIILGGFIFSAVLVGHSIPMAPSFAGKVTTFTQLLLVSLVLLNLAGWMAIGSELFMVCFVATGVATAGSGIDYVRQGLNWYSLELAEE